The genomic stretch CAACTGGTAGCGGCCTGCAACCATGTTATCGGCAATGGGCAGAATCGGGCGCACCCGCTCGGGGTTAGCGCCTATTAGCGTGACCGAGCGCGTGGCCATGCCGCGTTGAGCGAGCGCTGGCCCGACCACCATGGGAGATACGGCTGTCACAGCCGGCATCCTGTCCAGCGCATCGACCAGCACGCTCCAATTGCTGATCGCGCGCAACCGCTGGGGCCGTGGGTCTTCGAGGATGAGTGGAACGGCGGCGGCGTTCGACGGCGGGGCAAAGAGATTGACTTCCTCGAGCGGCAGGAGTCGGATATGCGCCTGCGATCCTAACGTGCGGTCGATGATGTTCGCCTGCAGGCCGGATATCAGCGCGCTGATGAAGACGACCACCGCCGCCCCAACCATGATACCGATGACCATCATCGTGGTCTGGGCCTTGCTATCCCGGAGCAACTGCACGGCGATGTGCCACAGAATCCACATCGGCGATCACGGATTGATGAGGGGAGATTCCCGATCCGCGATCGGTGCGGCTGCGGCAGGTTGCGGTTCCCTGCGCGGACGCACGCGCTGGCCGGCCGCGATCGCCCTATCCGATATCACTTCGTCGCCGGCGTTCACACCGCTCACGATCTCCGATTGCAGCATCCCGCGCAGGCCCAGGTCAACCTCGACCGCCTCGGCACGACCGTTCCGAACGCGCATGATCTCGGCCTTAGTGCCCGAAACGCTGCGCAGTACGTCGTTTGGCACCACCAGAGCCTGCGTACGGGCATCCGTTTCGACGCTGACGGAAACCGTCATATTCGGCTGAAGGAACGCCGGCTCCTCGTCGATCGACAGACGCACATCGACGGTACCGCGCGCCGCATCGATCGTCGGCGCGATGATCGAGACCGTTGCCGCGAACGGACGATCGGGGTAGGCGTCGGCGATAGAATGCGCTTTATCACCCACGGACAGACTCGAAAGATGACGCTCGTCGAACGGCACCAGCAATTCGCGATAGCCGTCGCGGGCAATCTCCATCAATACGCTACCGGGTTGCACGAGATCGCCAGGC from Rhodothermales bacterium encodes the following:
- a CDS encoding efflux RND transporter periplasmic adaptor subunit: MVVAYSVETHDLVQQIVASGRVITNSRAHVGSEIVGVVVERRVDEGDHVEAGDILITLRSEELLARVNEARASLEQLRTITRPEAENQVVDARLRQAQAERENARTQALYGNGHVPAEAAEQSEQAEQIARAATERALLQVEALASGGVEEAIRKERLANAEAVLAKTTIRAVASGTVLSREVEPGDLVQPGSVLMEIARDGYRELLVPFDERHLSSLSVGDKAHSIADAYPDRPFAATVSIIAPTIDAARGTVDVRLSIDEEPAFLQPNMTVSVSVETDARTQALVVPNDVLRSVSGTKAEIMRVRNGRAEAVEVDLGLRGMLQSEIVSGVNAGDEVISDRAIAAGQRVRPRREPQPAAAAPIADRESPLINP